GCGGCGATACCACACACTATGGCCGAGACAACCAGCGCATTGCGGTAGCGCGGGGAAACCCGGTCACGGGAGAAGAGCAGGTAGATCGCTGTGAAGAGCATGGATGCGATCACTAGGGAAAAAAGGTTGTAGACAGTGGCGAACTGGCTTGAGGTGAGGGAAGAGATGTTGATGCCAGATGCTGTGACCATCGGCGCTCCTGGGTGATGCGGCGTCGTTGCCGCTTCCATTGCCCACCATGTGGCGGACCGGAAGATGGTAACTCGCTGAATGTCAAATCAGCAAGTTGTGCAACTTTGAGAGAAAAACTGCGGAGCTCAGCCGGTGCTGTCCTTGGTAGCTGCAGTGACAAGTTCATCGACTGCGCCTGCCAGGTCGGTGCAGCGGTGGGCACCGCCTACGTCGGCGCCGGCCCAGCCGGGCCCACCGACCACGATGGTGATGCGGCGATGAGCCTTGGCGAGCATCGGAAGATCGGCCACCGCGGTGTCATCGGGGGTGGAGAGCCACACGAACGCGGCCAGCGCACGGGTGCGTTTTGCGGCGGCGACGAGGGCAGGTACCGGGGTGCGCGGCCCCAGTAGGCGTGAAGGGACGCCGCGCTCGGCCAACGCGGCCCGCACAGCGTGCAACGCCAGGACATGTTCGTCGCGGGGACCGGCGGCCAGCAGGACCGGCGGGTCCTGCGGTCGACCGATGACCTCGGCAACATGCCGGACAAATGCCGTGCTGACTGCCTGGCTGAGCAGGTGCTCGATCTCGATGCCATTGCCGGTCCGCTGCCAGTATTCTCCCGCCGACACCAGCACCGGTCGGATCACGTCCTGCCACGTCGCCAGCGTGCCTTCGTCGCGCAGGGCCTGGATCACTGCATCCTCGACGGCCATCTCGTCCAGCCGGGAAGCGGCGCGGGCAACCCCGCGGGCTCGGGGCCCGGCACCCGGCACGGCGAGCACTGAGCCCCCGGCGCCCGAGCGCCGCGACGAGGGCCCCGTTGTCGGCGCAGGCAACGTCACGCCCAACTCGGTAGCAGCGGCGTTCGCCGGCGTCAGACCACTCACGACCGCGGTGTGCACGCGTTGCAACCGGGAAAGGTCGTCCATCGTGTATCGGCGGTGCCCTCCTGGCGTGCGGCCGGAGGCTGTCATCCCATAACGCGAACCCCACATGCGCACGGTGGACGGCGTGACGCCCAGCCGCCCCGCGACGTCCCCGACCGAAAGTAGCTCCACTCAAAGATCGTGGCACACGCCCCTGGCATAGTTCACAGCTGTCAGGACTCCTGGTCCGGTGGCGCCTGCTCGTCTCGTTCCGCCCACTCCAACAGGGTGTCCAAACCGAACGCCGTGTCGTCGATTTCCGAATGCAGGTCACCCAGTCGGGCGAACCGTTCAGGCATGGTCGCGATCGTCATGTCGCCTGGCTCGACGTCATCCACCTCGGACCACTGGATGGGCGCCGACACCGTCGCCTCGGGGTTACCGCGCACCGAATACGCGCTCGCAATGGTGTGGTCGCGGGCGTTCTGGTTGTAGTCCACGAAGACGGCAGCAGGGTCACGGTCCTTGCGCCACCAGGTCGTGGTGATCTCCTTCGGTCCACGGCGTTCGAGCTCGCGGGCAAAGGCGAACGCAGCACGGCGTACATCGGCGAACTCCCACCGTGGCTCGATGCGCACGTAGATATGCAGACCCGAGCCCCCGGAAGTTTTTGGGAAGCCACGGATGCCGAGCTCGTCCAGCACCTCGTGCGCCAGGTGCGCGGTGCGGCGGACCGCGTCGAAGGAAGCCTCCGGCATCGGGTCCAGGTCGATGCGCCACTCGTCGGGCCGCTCGGTGTCGGCGCGCCGGGAGTTCCAGGGGTGGAACTCCACAGTCGACATCTGCACGGCCCAGAGGACACTGGCCAACTCTGTGACGCACAGCTCGTCGGCGGTGCGGTTCCAGCGAGGGAAGTGGATCTGCACTGTTTCCAGCCACTCCGGGGCACCGCGTGGCACCCGCTTCTGGTGCACCTTCTCGCCCTCGACGCCCGTCGGGAAGCGGTGCAGCATGCATGGTCGCTCCCGCAGCGCCCGGACAATCCCGTCGCCGACGGAGAGGTAGTAGTTCGCCAGGTCGAGCTTGGTCTCCCCGCGGCCGGGGAAGTAGACGCGGTCGGGATTCGACACGCGTACCGTGCGGTCGCCGACTTTCAGCTCGACTGCAGGGCTACCTTTGCTCGCCATATCTCAGGAACCTACCGGGGCGCTGCGTGGGCACGTGTACGCACATTGCGCACTGTTGTCCCGAACTGTCGTCCTACGGGTGGGGTGTGCGAGTTGCCGCGCATCCGCTGGGCGTCATGCAGTGGATATGCTCGCGGTTTCATTCGCTGATTCCCAGGTGCGCGCCCGCCGGGGACCCCGACGAGCTGAGCAGGTGCGACATGAAGAGAAGAAAGTTGATCTTCTGTATCGGGCTCAGCATTGCCTCGGTCGGTGCTGGATACGGCATATGGGGCGTGGTGCTGTTGAGTCGAGGGGGTGACAGCGCCAATATCGGCTCAGGGATCGCAATTCTGCTGGGTGGGATGCTGCTGTTGCTGGGTGCCGCAGCCATGTTGTCGACGCGGGTCTTTCGCAGGCGAAGCGCAAAATCGCCCCTGCCGGTGCGGCGATCCACGCCCGAATAGGTTTATATTTGCCCGATATCGGGCAAATTCGTGCATGTGATGGGATTTCGCAGCAGAATCGACGGGTGCCAGACGAAGAAATCGTCCGGCGGGTCGCTGAAACGAGCGGACTGTCGGAGGCTGAAGCGACGCGTGTCGTCGATGACGTGATTGCCTGGTATGCCGAGCCGGTCGAGCAGTTCGTCCGGCGCCGCCACGCTCATCACCAGACCTACGGCAAACGCAACGAGGCGATCTTCGACCTCGTTGCTGCCGAGCTGGCGGCCAGAGTCGTTGCGGCACCAGAACTCTCAGCCCGGCAGGTGCGCCGGATCATCTATGGATAGGACACCCCTCCATGTGCGGAATTGTCGGATACATCGGGTCGGGCCAGGCTGCTCCAGTGCTGCTGGAAGGGCTCACCCGGCTGGAGTACCGCGGCTACGACTCCGCCGGTATGGCGCTGCTGACCGCCTCCGGCGCGAAGGTATTCCGCGCCGTCGGTCGGGTGCGTGATCTGCAGGAGGCGCTGCCCAAGCGGCTGTCCGCCAAGGTCGGGATCGGGCATACCCGGTGGGCGACACACGGACCTGCCACCGAGATCAATGCGCACCCGCACCGCAGCGCCGATGGGCGAATCATGCTCGTCCACAACGGCATTGTGGATAACGCTATTGCGTTGCGTGCCGAGCTGACTGCGGCCGGAGTCGAGTTCGTCTCCGACACCGACACCGAAGTGCTGGCCCACCTGATCGGCCGTTCGACCGCAGACTCGCTGGAGGACCGGGTGATCGAGACCTTGGGCCGGATCACCGGAACGTACGCGATCGCGGTCCTGGATGCGCAGCTGCCCGACCGGATCGTCGTCGCCCGGCAGGGCTCGCCGTTGATCCTCGGGATCGGCGATCACGAGATGTTCATCGGCTCCGATGCCTCCGCCCTGGTGCGCCACACCTCCCAGGTGATCCACCTCGACGACGGTGAACTCGCGACCGTCACGGCCGGCGGTTACGAGACCTACACGATCGATCACGCACGCACCTCCAAGCAGCCCGAGGAGCTGACCCTGCGAGCCGAGGAGCTGCAGCTCGAGGGGTACGACACGTTCCTGCACAAAGAGATCCACGAGCAGGCGACCTCCCTGGAGCGCATGCTGTCGGGTCGGTTGGACGACCGGTTCGCCACCGCGCGCCTCGATGGGCTCGGCCTGGATGCCCGGGACCTACGTCGTTTCCGCCGCATCAAAGCGATCGGCTGCGGTAGTTCGTACTACATCGGTCAGCTCGGCGCGTCGATGATCGAGGACCTCGCCCGCATCCCCGCCGACGCCGAAGCGGCGTCCGAATTCCGCTACCGAAACCCGATCATCGAGACCGACACGCTCTATGTCGCGGTCAGCCAGTCGGGCGAGACCGCGGACACTCTCTTCGCGGTGCGCGAGATCCAACGCAAGGGCGGCCGGGTCGTCGGCCTGGTCAACGTGGTCGGATCGACGATCGCCCGCGAGTGCGATGGCGGGATCTACCTGCATGCCGGCCCGGAGATCAGCGTCGCGTCGACGAAGGTACTGACACACATGGGCGTCGGCTTCGCGCTCCTGGCGTTACTACTGGGACGGGTGCGCGACCTGTCGTACGCCGATGGCGCCCGGATCGTGGCAGGGCTGCGGGCGTTGCCGGGCCAGATACAGGACGTGTTGGATACCGAGGAGGAGATCGCGCTGGTCGCCAAAGAACTCGCGCAGGCGCCGTCCTCCTTCTTCATCGGCCGCACCCGCGGGTATGCCGTGGCGCGTGAGGGTGCCCAGAAGCTGAAGGAGATCAGCTACCAGCACGCCGAGGCCTACCAGGCCAGCGAACTGAAGCACGGCCCGCTGGCGTTGATCTCGCCGCTGATGCCGACGGTCGCCATCGTGCCGGACGACGAATTGATCGAGCGCAACGTCGGCGCCCTGCACGAGATCGCCGCCCGCAACGGCCCGGTCATTGCGATCACCCACCCGGGAGTCGACTTCGGCGACCTGAGGGTGCAGCGCATCGTCGTACCGCATGGGGAGATCGAACTGGACCCGATCCTGATGACGATCCCGCTGCAGTTGTTGGCCTACCACGCGGCAAGTGCCCTGGGCAGGGATATCGACCGACCACGCAACCTCGCCAAGTCCGTCACCGTGGAATGAGCGCCGGACTACTGGCACGGGGGTAGGCGGACTCGCCGGTCGAGAGTCGGGAAACTTGTGAGGTAATGCTGTGCCGCGACTCGGCTAACATCGAAATTGGTTACTCGTGCCTCACGCCGTCACCCGAAGGAGTGCCATGAGCACCACTGTCCGCCAGCGCGTCAGCCTGTTCGATGTCGCCAAAGGCGGCCTGTTGGCCCTGCCCGAGCTGCGTCACACCGTTACCAAGGGGCCAGGGCTGACGCTCAGGCCCAGTGCGGTGATGTCGATCGGGTCGGTGTTCCAAAAAGAGGCCGCGGCCCATCCGCAGCGTCCCTTCCTCAAGAGTGGCGACCGGGTCATCAGTTACGGCGATGCCAACGCGCAGGTCAACCGGTACGCCTACACGTTGATCGGCGCGGGGGTGCGGCGCGGGGACGTCGTGGGCCTGTTGGCGGTCAACGACATCGAGAACATCCTGATCTTGCTCGCGACCGTCAAGCTCGGCGCGGTGGCGGGTCTGCTCAACCATCACCAGCACGGTGAGGTGCTCGCGCACAGCCTCGGGATCCTCGGTGCCCGGGTGCTCGTCGTCAGTGATGACCTACGCGACGACCTGGCCAGTGCGGGTGACGCCGTGGCCTCCCAACGTGTCCTGACGATGTCCGAGTTGCGTCAGATGTCACAGGGCGCCTCCACCGCAGACCCGAAGATCACCGCCCAGATCATCGCCAGTGAGCGCGCTTACTACATCTTCACGTCCGGCACCACGGGGATGCCGAAGGCATCGGTCATGACGCACTTTCGCTGGTTGAAGTCCTACGGCGGTCTGGGCGCGCTCGGTGTCCGGCTGGGTGGGCAGGACACCCTCTACTGCCCACTGCCGCTCTACCACAACAACTCCGTGACGGTCGCCCTCGGAGCGGTGCTGCACGGCGGCGCAGCACTCGCAGTCGTCCCGAAATTCTCGGCGAGCCGTTTCTGGCAGGACTGTCGCAGATTCGACGCGACCTCCTTCGTCTACATCGGGGAGCTGTGCCGCTACCTGCTCGCGCAGGAACCGTCGCCGGACGACACCCGACACAAGGTGCGCGTCATCGTCGGCAACGGTCTGCGGGCCGATATCTGGAAGGAGTTCCAGAGCCGGTTCGCGATCACGCGGATCGCCGAGTTCTACGGCGCCAGCGAATGCAATATCGCCTTCATCAATGCCCTGGACGTCGACGAGACGGCAGGTATCTGCCCGCTGCCGCACAAAGTGGTGGTCTACGACGACGAGTCGGGTCAGCCGCAGCGCAACGCACGTGGCCGGCTGCAGGCCGTCCGGGTCGGGCAAATCGGTTTGCTGCTCGCGAAGGTGACCGATCGCCAGCCGTTCGACGGGTACACCGACGACAACGCCTCGGAGGCCAAGCTGATCCGCGACGGTTTCAGGACCGGCGACTGCTGGTTCAACACCGGCGACCTCGTTCGCAAGCAGGGCATGCAGCATGTCGCGTTCGTGGACCGGGTCGGCGACACCTTCCGGTGGAAGGGTGAGAACGTCGCGACCACGCAGGTCGAAGCCGCACTCGGACACGCGCCGGGTGTGCGGGACTGCGCGGTCTACGGCGTCGCGGTACCCGGGACCGACGGCAAGGCGGGGATGGCGGCGGTGCAGATGTCAGACGGTGCCGTCTTCGACGGCTCGGCGATGGCTGTCCACCTGATCGGCGCACTGCCGTCGTATGCCGTGCCGCTCTTCATCCGGCTGGTCGACTCACTGGAGGTCACCAGCACCTTCAAGAGCCGCAAGGTGCAGCTGCGTACCGAAAGCTTCGACGGTGCAGGACCGGACGAGGTGTGGGTGCTCAGCGTCGCGAAATACGTGCCCTACAACGACGATTACCCCGCAGATGTCGCCTCGGGCAAGGCGCCCCGGTACCGCTGAGCCTCGTCCAGTGGCAGACAAAGTCATCGACCGGCGTAGGTATGAGTGCGCCACTGGGCAGGTTTGTCTGCCACTCGGGGTAGGGACGCAGCTCAGCGGTTGGTGACCAACGTGGCGACTTCGAGATGGCTGATCTCGTTGAAGGTCAACAGGTGCGGGCCGGTCTTGTCGATCTGCAACCGGGTCACGCCGGTGTTGAAGCCGGCCATCGACAGCTCGCGCCAGGTCGGCTCGGGTTGCCCGCCGAGCAACCCGGTGACCAGCCAGGCGATCACCCCGATGGATGAGACGACCAGGGTGCGTTCACCGTCGGCGCCGACCAGCGACTCCAGCGCGCCTGAGACCCGCGTCGTGAATCCCTCGAAGGTTTCCGCGTAATCCTCGTCGTGCTCGCCGCCGGCCCAGCGCGTGATCGCCTGCAGGAACATGTCCTCGAACGCGGCCCGGGGTCGCAGGGTGCGCACCATGTCGGCCTTCATCACCAGCATGTTGCGGTACGCGGGACGGAAACCGGTGATGACCTCGACGTGGTCCATCTCGTTCCACGCGGGGTCGTAATCGATTTCCAGTTCGGCGGTGTCGTGTGACTGCGTGTCGTCCAGCTGCGCACCGACGAGGATCTCCGCAACGCTCTGACGGTGACGTTTCATCGTGCCGCAGACGATCCGGTCGGGCGCCCAACCGCGCCTGCGCAACGACTCGCCCAGCGCGCGAGCCTGCTGATGCCCGGTGGGTGACAACTGGTCGTAGTCGGCCTTGCCGAAAGATGCCTGTCCGTGCCGGACCAGGAAGACCGTGCGCGCCATACCGCAGATGATCCCATTGCGCCCGGCCTGCGACGATGTGGCCATGCGGTTGATGCTGATCCGGCACGGACAGACCCCTGCCAACGTCGCGGGCTCCCTGGACACGTTCCTGCCGGGGCCCGGTCTGACCGAGCTGGGCACCCGGCAGGCCGAGGCGCTGATCGGCGAGCTGGCGGGTGAGAACGTGCAGGCCGTTTTCGCCTCTGAGGCCACCCGTGCGCAGTTGACCGCCGCGCCCATAGCCGCAGCGCGCGCGCTGGGCGTCGAAGTGCTGCCCGGAGTCTTCGAGGTGCAGGCGGGAGCACTGGAGCGGCGCACCGACAAGACCAGCGTGCTGGCCTATCTCGACGTGCTGCGGCAGTGGCGCGACGGCGACCTGGACGCAGCAACTCCCGGCGGTGAAGACGGCCACCAGATGATGACCCGCGTCGATGCTGCCGTGCGGGAGATCTGCGCGCGCGGTCTGGAGTGCGCCGTGCTCGTCAGCCA
This portion of the Dermatophilaceae bacterium Sec6.4 genome encodes:
- a CDS encoding MerR family transcriptional regulator produces the protein MELLSVGDVAGRLGVTPSTVRMWGSRYGMTASGRTPGGHRRYTMDDLSRLQRVHTAVVSGLTPANAAATELGVTLPAPTTGPSSRRSGAGGSVLAVPGAGPRARGVARAASRLDEMAVEDAVIQALRDEGTLATWQDVIRPVLVSAGEYWQRTGNGIEIEHLLSQAVSTAFVRHVAEVIGRPQDPPVLLAAGPRDEHVLALHAVRAALAERGVPSRLLGPRTPVPALVAAAKRTRALAAFVWLSTPDDTAVADLPMLAKAHRRITIVVGGPGWAGADVGGAHRCTDLAGAVDELVTAATKDSTG
- a CDS encoding long-chain-acyl-CoA synthetase translates to MSTTVRQRVSLFDVAKGGLLALPELRHTVTKGPGLTLRPSAVMSIGSVFQKEAAAHPQRPFLKSGDRVISYGDANAQVNRYAYTLIGAGVRRGDVVGLLAVNDIENILILLATVKLGAVAGLLNHHQHGEVLAHSLGILGARVLVVSDDLRDDLASAGDAVASQRVLTMSELRQMSQGASTADPKITAQIIASERAYYIFTSGTTGMPKASVMTHFRWLKSYGGLGALGVRLGGQDTLYCPLPLYHNNSVTVALGAVLHGGAALAVVPKFSASRFWQDCRRFDATSFVYIGELCRYLLAQEPSPDDTRHKVRVIVGNGLRADIWKEFQSRFAITRIAEFYGASECNIAFINALDVDETAGICPLPHKVVVYDDESGQPQRNARGRLQAVRVGQIGLLLAKVTDRQPFDGYTDDNASEAKLIRDGFRTGDCWFNTGDLVRKQGMQHVAFVDRVGDTFRWKGENVATTQVEAALGHAPGVRDCAVYGVAVPGTDGKAGMAAVQMSDGAVFDGSAMAVHLIGALPSYAVPLFIRLVDSLEVTSTFKSRKVQLRTESFDGAGPDEVWVLSVAKYVPYNDDYPADVASGKAPRYR
- a CDS encoding histidine phosphatase family protein, whose product is MRLMLIRHGQTPANVAGSLDTFLPGPGLTELGTRQAEALIGELAGENVQAVFASEATRAQLTAAPIAAARALGVEVLPGVFEVQAGALERRTDKTSVLAYLDVLRQWRDGDLDAATPGGEDGHQMMTRVDAAVREICARGLECAVLVSHGALIRTWAGWRCPQVDQLGATPLENTGIVILDGDQSTGWRLVSWSDHPAGGLEDDQPETPEADPTGAG
- a CDS encoding histidine phosphatase family protein encodes the protein MATSSQAGRNGIICGMARTVFLVRHGQASFGKADYDQLSPTGHQQARALGESLRRRGWAPDRIVCGTMKRHRQSVAEILVGAQLDDTQSHDTAELEIDYDPAWNEMDHVEVITGFRPAYRNMLVMKADMVRTLRPRAAFEDMFLQAITRWAGGEHDEDYAETFEGFTTRVSGALESLVGADGERTLVVSSIGVIAWLVTGLLGGQPEPTWRELSMAGFNTGVTRLQIDKTGPHLLTFNEISHLEVATLVTNR
- the glmS gene encoding glutamine--fructose-6-phosphate transaminase (isomerizing), with the translated sequence MCGIVGYIGSGQAAPVLLEGLTRLEYRGYDSAGMALLTASGAKVFRAVGRVRDLQEALPKRLSAKVGIGHTRWATHGPATEINAHPHRSADGRIMLVHNGIVDNAIALRAELTAAGVEFVSDTDTEVLAHLIGRSTADSLEDRVIETLGRITGTYAIAVLDAQLPDRIVVARQGSPLILGIGDHEMFIGSDASALVRHTSQVIHLDDGELATVTAGGYETYTIDHARTSKQPEELTLRAEELQLEGYDTFLHKEIHEQATSLERMLSGRLDDRFATARLDGLGLDARDLRRFRRIKAIGCGSSYYIGQLGASMIEDLARIPADAEAASEFRYRNPIIETDTLYVAVSQSGETADTLFAVREIQRKGGRVVGLVNVVGSTIARECDGGIYLHAGPEISVASTKVLTHMGVGFALLALLLGRVRDLSYADGARIVAGLRALPGQIQDVLDTEEEIALVAKELAQAPSSFFIGRTRGYAVAREGAQKLKEISYQHAEAYQASELKHGPLALISPLMPTVAIVPDDELIERNVGALHEIAARNGPVIAITHPGVDFGDLRVQRIVVPHGEIELDPILMTIPLQLLAYHAASALGRDIDRPRNLAKSVTVE
- the ligD gene encoding non-homologous end-joining DNA ligase, whose translation is MASKGSPAVELKVGDRTVRVSNPDRVYFPGRGETKLDLANYYLSVGDGIVRALRERPCMLHRFPTGVEGEKVHQKRVPRGAPEWLETVQIHFPRWNRTADELCVTELASVLWAVQMSTVEFHPWNSRRADTERPDEWRIDLDPMPEASFDAVRRTAHLAHEVLDELGIRGFPKTSGGSGLHIYVRIEPRWEFADVRRAAFAFARELERRGPKEITTTWWRKDRDPAAVFVDYNQNARDHTIASAYSVRGNPEATVSAPIQWSEVDDVEPGDMTIATMPERFARLGDLHSEIDDTAFGLDTLLEWAERDEQAPPDQES